Below is a window of Caldicellulosiruptoraceae bacterium PP1 DNA.
AATCTCGGAATTGGACAACAGCAAATGGTTGAAATTGCCAAAGCAATTTCAAAAAACAGCAAGATACTTATTCTTGATGAACCAACAGCCGCATTAACGGAAGGCGAAACAAGGCAACTTTTTAGAATATTAAGAGACCTAAAAAATCATGGTGTTACATGTATATATATTTCACACAAATTAGAAGAAATTTTTGAAATAGTTGATAATGTTACTGTGCTAAGAGATGGTAAGACTATATCAACTAATTCAATAACAGAACTAAATGAAGAAAAGATAATAAATATGATGGTAGGAAGAGAGCTTACTGAGAGGTATCCAAAGAAAAAACATACTCCAGGGAAGGTTGTTTTTGAGATCAAAAATTGGAATGTTTATGATCCAGATAATCCTGAAAAAACAATTATTAAAGATGCTAGTTTCCAGATAAGACAAGGTGAAATAGTTGGCGTTGCAGGATTGATGGGTTCAGGAAGAACAGAGCTATTTATGAGTATTTTTGGTGCTTATGGTGGAAAAAAAGAAGGCAAGATATATTTAGATGGCAAAGAAATAAAAATAAAAGAGCCAAACGAAGCTATAAATTATGGTGTATGCTATTTATCAGAAGATAGAAAACAATATGGATTAGTTTTAAAGATGGATATTAAAGACAATGTAGTTCTTGCAAATTACAATAAAATTTCTAAATATGGGTTTATTGAAAATGTTAAAGCAATAAAAGAAACACTATCCTATGTTGATAGTTTAAAGGTAAAAACACCATCTATATTCCAAAGAGTAGAAAATCTAAGCGGTGGTAATCAACAAAAGGTTGTATTGGCAAAATGGTTAATGGCAAATCCTAAGGTTTTAATATTAGATGAGCCTACTCGTGGTATAGATGTTGGTGCAAAATATGAGATTTATCAAATAATGAACGAACTTGTTGAACAAGGGGTTTGTGTTATTATGATATCGTCCGAATTACCAGAAATAATTGGTATGAGTGATAGGGTTTTGGTAATGAGAAATGGAAGCATAGTTGCTGATTTGAATGAAAATGAATTATCTCAAGAAAGAATTATGACTTATGCAACAGGAGGAAGATAAAGTATGAAAAAGAAGATTAATGTTAGGGCATATACAATGATTATAGCAATTGTTGTCATTTGGACAATATTTGCTATATTGACTGAAGGGAATTTTATTACACCAAGAAATATTTCAATGCTTGCAAGACAGATGTCAATTACTGCACTTGTTGCAATAGGAATGGTATTTGTAATTGTTGCTGGGCATATAGATTTATCAGTAGGTTCTGTTGTTGGATTTACAGGAGCAATGGCTGGTGTGCTACAAGTTTGGAATGGCTGGTCTACACCTATGACAATAATAGGGGTACTTGTTATAGGTGTTTTAATTGGATTATGGCAAGGTTATTGGGTAGCATATAGAGGTGTTCCAGCATTCATTGTTACGTTAGGTGGTATGTTAATTTTTAGAGGTGGTGTATTGTT
It encodes the following:
- a CDS encoding xylose ABC transporter ATP-binding protein; protein product: MSEYILEMEHIIKDFPGVRALNDVTFKVKKGEIHALVGENGAGKSTLMKILSGAYPFGTYEGDIYIEGKKQQFKTIKDSEHAGISIIYQELTLVKYMTVGENIFLGEEPTKNGFIDWNKVYSDSQALFNKLGIDIDVYEKVMNLGIGQQQMVEIAKAISKNSKILILDEPTAALTEGETRQLFRILRDLKNHGVTCIYISHKLEEIFEIVDNVTVLRDGKTISTNSITELNEEKIINMMVGRELTERYPKKKHTPGKVVFEIKNWNVYDPDNPEKTIIKDASFQIRQGEIVGVAGLMGSGRTELFMSIFGAYGGKKEGKIYLDGKEIKIKEPNEAINYGVCYLSEDRKQYGLVLKMDIKDNVVLANYNKISKYGFIENVKAIKETLSYVDSLKVKTPSIFQRVENLSGGNQQKVVLAKWLMANPKVLILDEPTRGIDVGAKYEIYQIMNELVEQGVCVIMISSELPEIIGMSDRVLVMRNGSIVADLNENELSQERIMTYATGGR